One Epinephelus fuscoguttatus linkage group LG16, E.fuscoguttatus.final_Chr_v1 genomic window, TTGTGATCTCTTCGCTAGCCTTGTGTATCCAGAGCTGTTCAGCAGCTgcagtcagcagcagctcagcaggTTCTTGGAGGAGGTCAACCCTGCCTGTCTGCTGGATACACCCTCGACTAATCGCATCTATGGAGGGCCAGTGTGTGGAAATGCCTTCCTGGAGCCTGGAGAGGAGTGTGACTGTGGCACTGTAGAGGTTTGTGCACGTCTTGCTCACACAGGTTACAGATGCATTATCACGCAACCAAAGCAGAAGAAAGGTGATTGTAATATTCTGCactcctctttctgtctcatagGAGTGCAAGAATCCCTGCTGCAATGCCACTACGTGCAAACTTAACGCTGGAGCCCAGTGTGCAGAGGGGCAGTGCTGCCACAACTGCCAAGTAAGTAATACTCACTATGTCCGCTCTACTGTAGATGAGCAAAGTCACACCGGTACTAATTGTGTTACCATATAGCCAGACACTGTCTGACTCTGCCTTCTGGCTCGttatgtgtgagtgttattTCAGTAGTCGGTACATCGCCATCTGTGTCTCTCTCCGCTCTGCAGCTGAAAGCGACAGGCAGCGTCTGCCGACCGAAGACAGGAGAGTGTGACCTGGCAGAATACTGCACTGGCTTCTCTGCCACCTGTCCGACTGACGCCTACACCCAGAATGGCCTACCCTGCAACCGTGGAAAAGGATACTGCTACAACGGACAATGTCCGTCACGGCAGGATCACTGCAAGAGACTTTGGGGACCAGGTAAAACCCCAGTGAAGTACAGTTTGGTGTGGTCGCTCATCAATTCTGATGCATCACAAAGCTTACGTCTGCATCTGTCTTTGTTATGATTCTGTTAAGATGCTGAGCTGGCTCCAGAAGCTTGTTTTGCCAGGCAAGGAAACTGCAGAAAGGCTTTGTTTAGCCCAAAATGTTCAAACCGGTATGTAATCAAAAGCCAAAACAGCCTATAATCGTGTATATTAACATTGTGGTTTTGTTGGTTTTTGGGATCATTGCCTTTTGATTTTTGCTTACAGAGAACAATCCTGTGGGACGCTTTTCTGCACCGGTGGCTGGGAGTTTCCAGTGACATCCAGGAAGTCGTTCTACAAAGTAGGAGCTGGAGACATATGCAATGAGGCAACAATGAACCCTGAAGACAACTACCCTCCAGATCTGGGCATGGTGCCTACTGGTACCAAGTGTGGCCCCAACATGGTAAGACAACTGTtttctgttagctgttagctgttagcagttagcgtcAACCAAAGTTCTGTGGACTTCAGATCTGTGAACTGTGTCGATGTCTTTCAGGTGTGCTACAATCAACGGTGTCAAGACGTCAAAAACATCAAAGTGTATGGAACAAATGACTGCTCATCCAAATGCAACAACCACGGGGTGAGAAATATGCTAACCTCAGTGCGTTGTCTCATGATCTGCTCATGGCAAACGATATGTTGTTACGTCGGAGTGGGAGAGTCAAATGGCAATTATGCGGTTGGGGGTTTAAACACAAGATTAACCACTGTCACAAATCATGTGAACTATTTATGTAAAATCAATAGTGCTCTGAGAAGTGATACAGTATCACAAAACGTTATATCACAATACTTACGTGTTTCCTTCTAATGATATCCAAACTGACTGTGAGTGTGACCTCTGGCAGGTTTGTAACCATGAGAATAAGTGTCACTGCGACCCCGGTTGGGCCCCACCTTACTGCGATGTGGAGCACTCAGAACTCCCCGAAGGTATTGTACAACTCTTTAATATGCTTGACCTTTAATGGCCATGCTTCATACCcggctgtttgtgtctgtttcacGTCTGCTCTGCTTGTCACCAAGATTTAATACTTGAAATAGATTTCTCATGGACTCTGAAACAACAGTGCTCTGTTCTGATGAACACTGACTTAATGTAATTCCCCAGTCAGTCAGTACAAATGCAGTAATTATGTTACAGTGCATTCTGTTTCCTGAGTGGGTGACGTACTTTCTTACGTCCTTATCCTTGAGCAATATAAGGGAATATTGTCaaaatcaatgtgtgtgtttgtctgtgtgtacagAGACAGGTCCGAATATAATGATAATTGTGCCCGTGGGTGTTGGCTTACTCCTGCTGTCCGTCTTGGTTATCGGGAGTTTGATGTGTTTCACCAAAAAACGGCGACCCAAAAAGAGgtacagaaaaaatgttttcctttctttAAGTCTCTGTTTGATCAGTTTGTACACTCAGCCACATAGACGAACACTGTCCATCTTGTCCATCTTTAATTTTaacttctgtttgtgtttcttcgTAGACGCTTCCAATCTACCTCAGGACAAACCAACCCGTTGTTTCGGACAAGCGGTGCTCGAGGCAGCCCTCGTATTGGATCCACACACATCAGCCAGCCTACATTTGTGGAGTCCTCAGCCACTCAGGCCTGTAAACCTCTGTCCTCTCCTACTGTCAGACCATACACTGGAGCAGTGAGGCCCAGCAGAGCCGCTCCAGAGGTAAGCGTAGTGATAGATTAACACTGTATGTCTTAGCTTTTTTTGTCTATATCAGACATGATATTTGAATCTATGGCAACTGTGAAGTCATGTCATTGTCGTGATTAGTTTTGGGTGACTGACCTAAATTTGAAGCTACAAAAGCAGCAAACATTTTCCTGCTTAAAgccacatttccaccaaacacttttggtttAGTTCCCTCAAAACCAGTACATATCTCATAAACCCTTGATCTGAAAATCTAAATATAGGCAGGGTTGTTAGCAGATGATTGCCGCGTCACTGCTTCTCCCAGCTCTTGTTGCATTTCCTCTTCCaaaaagaacaggctggagtgttATAGTCTCTTTCACAGTCAGCGGAATATTTGGGTTTGTGGTTGAGTCCTTGTAGAACGTGAGGATTGTTTCTTgatcaatggactgcagtgtttctagctccaccttttagtatcacatcagtgtgctaggtacctcaATAAAGGGGTTACAAAAAACAGGACTGAATGGATCTGTTCTGTTGATGCCATTCACAACTTTCGACTGAAAGCGCAAAAATAATCGAGACCAAGACTGAAGCAGcctgtttggtggaaatgaggctttAGTGTCCCTGAGCCACACACCAACAACCAATGAGCTCTGGTGATGCTTTCCTAAATTCATAATGAAGCCATTATTGTAATCAAGCAGCAATACCCAGAAAAAATTATGGTAAAAAGACTAATCAAGCTTCTCTCATCTCTGCTTTCATCCCTTACAGCCACCTAAGAAAGTGTCAGCTCTACCGCAGCCTTCAGTGATTCAGCAGGTAATCTGAGCTACTGTTCTGTCTTCATTTCAATGTAGAGTTGTTTATTTGTAGTGTTGCTGATGTTATTGTTTAGATGTCTAGTGCTTCGACCactaaataaatgtttgtctttAGGTTATGAGGCCGTTCATGCAGCCTGTTTCAAGCAAGCCAGTCTACACTGAGGTAAAACTGCATACAGATAtgtctcattttctttttaaggaTGCTATTTGCTTTGTTAAAGTGAGTgttaatggttgtttttttgtctcttgttGTTAGACTAAGCCTCTACCTCCATCCAGACCTCTGCCACCACTtacaacaaaacctgtaagtgaCATTACTTTCTACCTACAGTTTTCATACGTTTGCAGTCACACATTTAACTGGTCTTTGCCACGTCTGAAATGTGAACATCTGCTCTCTTAAGATCACAAAGCCAAAGCCTCCGATGCCTCCAGTGAAGCCGAAGCCCCCCGCAGTCCGGTCTCCACTGCCACACACTCAGCTGGTAAGTATTCAGTCAGCAGCAGAGTCAACCACACTTTCCTAAATCCTCCAAAGCCTGGCAGTTGGTATTCAGACATTCCTAATGTCATTCAAGGCATTCACGTTTATAAAGACGTCTGTGGTTTTGGACATTGTCCCAACATAGCAGTGTAATGAACAAGCAGTGGCTCAGTGTTAGCAAGTTAGCGGGCACATAAACTTCTCCGGGCCACTGCTGAATATCCTAACTAAATAAAGCTTatcagttgtgtgttttttaacagtatttatttttctagCTTGCAGGGAGATCTGCCCTGATGCCCCCCACCAGGCCCAGATGACAGAGGGAACAATTCAGCTTCATGTAAACACTGAGATCCTCTAACAGAGGACACTGTCCCACCTAAGAAGGACCAAGAGATCATCTCAGGAGACGCTCGCCTGCTTTAAAGTGGAAACAAGATCCACTGATGGATCAGCAACAATAAGTGACAGAGCTTTTCTGTCAGTTATGGTCTCCCTGAGGATTACCGCCGTCTGTGTCTTGCTTATGTAAGCCTTCAGTATGTTGATGACAACC contains:
- the adam8a gene encoding disintegrin and metalloproteinase domain-containing protein 8a; translation: MPDTGYLIWIFFSSWGIIAGSVRTLPHVKKYQTVIPQRLKDSSLINDAATHQTFPDVLQYSLTVAGQNYTLHLEKNKDLVGKNFYVTHYSDQGTQVTTTPDLRVHCYYHGHIVGVEDSSASVGLCSGIKGFVRLQDQMYLIEPLASGEAGQEEDRQSSEADGDEGLHAVYNYKHLRRKRSSCSHGNTTTFYDHGARPSGLFQLGSLKSRAQTKDRTGKPKIVELVVVVDHTEYKKFGSKRTIEARALEIANHVDKLYRPVGVRVMLVGLDIWSYRDQIQVSSNPEVTLSRFLEWRQRNLLPKTKHDNAQFITGVDFDGSTVGLANTNAMCTSNSGAVNEDHNPNAIGVASTIAHEMGHNLGLSHDSENCVCGTLTSKRGCIMAESVGLVYPELFSSCSQQQLSRFLEEVNPACLLDTPSTNRIYGGPVCGNAFLEPGEECDCGTVEECKNPCCNATTCKLNAGAQCAEGQCCHNCQLKATGSVCRPKTGECDLAEYCTGFSATCPTDAYTQNGLPCNRGKGYCYNGQCPSRQDHCKRLWGPDAELAPEACFARQGNCRKALFSPKCSNREQSCGTLFCTGGWEFPVTSRKSFYKVGAGDICNEATMNPEDNYPPDLGMVPTGTKCGPNMVCYNQRCQDVKNIKVYGTNDCSSKCNNHGVCNHENKCHCDPGWAPPYCDVEHSELPEETGPNIMIIVPVGVGLLLLSVLVIGSLMCFTKKRRPKKRRFQSTSGQTNPLFRTSGARGSPRIGSTHISQPTFVESSATQACKPLSSPTVRPYTGAVRPSRAAPEPPKKVSALPQPSVIQQVMRPFMQPVSSKPVYTETKPLPPSRPLPPLTTKPITKPKPPMPPVKPKPPAVRSPLPHTQLLAGRSALMPPTRPR